In one window of Chryseobacterium phocaeense DNA:
- a CDS encoding LytR/AlgR family response regulator transcription factor produces the protein MKVRCLLVDDEPLAIQLLKNHLEKLDMFEVTASCSNAVKALEVLRTHTIDLIFLDIKMPQISGIDFLKTLKNPPAVIVTTAYREYALDGYDLDIVDYLLKPVTFDRFFKAADRYLRTVQPQLPVSAVPAEEQYIYLKSGGKFHKIYVDDILYAESLKDYITLHCTHQKITAKYKISDLELELKPFQFLRIHRSFIVNLKKITAFTANDIEIGQQEIPIGTNYKEYVFQMLKSNYTQSK, from the coding sequence ATGAAAGTGAGATGTCTTTTAGTTGATGATGAGCCTTTGGCCATTCAGCTTCTTAAAAACCATTTGGAAAAACTGGATATGTTTGAAGTTACTGCAAGCTGCAGCAACGCGGTTAAGGCTTTGGAAGTACTGCGTACCCACACCATAGATCTTATATTTCTGGATATTAAGATGCCGCAGATTTCAGGGATAGATTTTTTAAAAACACTTAAAAATCCGCCGGCGGTGATTGTTACTACTGCGTACAGGGAATATGCACTGGACGGCTATGATCTGGATATTGTGGATTATCTCTTAAAACCTGTTACTTTTGACCGTTTTTTCAAGGCAGCCGACCGTTATCTCAGAACGGTTCAGCCACAGCTTCCTGTATCCGCAGTTCCTGCAGAAGAGCAGTATATTTACTTGAAGTCGGGAGGGAAATTTCACAAAATATATGTAGATGATATCCTGTATGCTGAAAGTTTAAAAGATTATATCACCCTTCACTGTACCCATCAGAAAATAACAGCCAAATATAAAATCAGCGATCTGGAACTTGAATTGAAGCCTTTCCAGTTCTTACGCATCCACCGGTCTTTTATTGTAAATCTTAAAAAAATAACAGCCTTTACGGCAAATGATATTGAAATCGGGCAGCAGGAAATACCTATCGGGACCAATTATAAAGAATATGTTTTCCAGATGTTAAAAAGCAATTATACCCAATCTAAGTAA
- a CDS encoding sensor histidine kinase has product MTILEKAIRYSTIYRVSGHILFWLVVFIVPQCPEGTSLRDMVINNAFYIFFYMLACYFVAYFIMPKFLKGENYGLVILYFIIGSYLISAFSRIMVVHVLEPLTRQPPFEKESIIEILTDIRKLVVVYFLQNFSLAWIFGFIKLVKDQYIIKQRTLLLEKEKTEAELNVLKAQLNPHFLFNTLNNIYSLSLVNSPVTSPSIAGLSEILDHVLYRCNSSFVPVSSEIKLLENYINLEKLRYDERLTVNFSHSVDEDHNIVPLLLLSIVENAFKHGAGEDIGHPEIGIELKLNAGNFYFKVSNTFEMEKNSERNEKIGLDNIRKQLELVYPQNHKFKTYAEGSTFVTFLTITLFKPVKPKPHHESEMSFS; this is encoded by the coding sequence ATGACGATTCTAGAAAAAGCAATACGCTACAGTACAATCTACCGTGTTTCCGGCCATATCCTGTTTTGGCTGGTGGTTTTTATTGTACCTCAGTGTCCGGAAGGAACCAGTCTGAGGGATATGGTGATCAATAATGCGTTTTATATTTTCTTTTATATGCTGGCATGCTATTTTGTTGCCTATTTTATTATGCCTAAATTCCTAAAAGGTGAGAATTATGGTTTGGTTATTCTTTATTTTATCATTGGCAGTTATCTCATCAGTGCCTTTTCAAGGATCATGGTGGTGCATGTACTGGAACCTCTTACCCGGCAGCCTCCTTTTGAAAAGGAATCAATTATCGAAATCCTTACTGATATAAGAAAGCTTGTTGTGGTTTATTTTTTACAGAATTTTTCTCTGGCCTGGATCTTCGGATTCATTAAGCTGGTTAAAGACCAGTATATAATCAAGCAGCGCACACTGCTGCTGGAAAAAGAAAAAACTGAAGCTGAGCTGAATGTGCTTAAAGCCCAGCTCAATCCTCATTTCTTATTCAATACCCTGAATAATATTTATTCTTTATCACTGGTTAATTCACCTGTTACTTCGCCGTCTATAGCGGGCCTGTCGGAAATTCTGGACCATGTGCTTTACCGCTGTAACAGCAGTTTTGTTCCTGTTTCGTCAGAAATTAAATTACTGGAAAATTATATCAATCTGGAGAAATTAAGGTATGACGAACGCTTAACGGTCAATTTCAGTCATTCCGTAGACGAGGATCACAATATTGTACCTCTGCTTCTCCTGTCGATCGTAGAAAATGCTTTTAAACACGGCGCCGGCGAAGATATCGGCCACCCTGAGATTGGCATAGAGCTTAAATTGAATGCCGGGAATTTCTATTTTAAAGTCTCCAATACATTTGAGATGGAAAAGAACAGCGAGAGAAATGAAAAAATAGGCCTTGACAATATACGCAAACAATTAGAACTGGTTTACCCGCAGAATCATAAGTTTAAAACCTATGCGGAAGGAAGTACTTTTGTAACTTTCCTCACCATAACACTCTTTAAACCTGTAAAGCCCAAACCCCATCATGAAAGTGAGATGTCTTTTAGTTGA
- a CDS encoding TonB-dependent receptor translates to MNVIKVISTVLSTSCILYTVSAQDVKKINIKGRILSEQTMLPLENATIILLAQGSEKLQTISTDKNGEFRIEANTGRYDMKIQAASFKPVFLQNKEISGDTDLDNILLQEDYQQVETVNITGEKSNLSINLDKKTFYVGKDLLSKGGNANDILNNVPSVNVDAAGTVSLRGNAGVRVIINGKPSVISMNNGLEQIPASHIEKIEVITNPSAKYEAQGAAGIINIVLKKNTLSGLNGSIQAGAGDPTNYNGNINLSYKTEKFNLFSNMGVRFRDMQIRTERVQTTLNSSVKNILRQNDLTERRDQAYNFYIGGDYYINPKNTLTGSFYHSTLIVRNNTDYDYDYYNADDTPHSSVFRFEHYKEPKKYNQLELSHVKTFEQKDKSWTTSLRYDFWNDDENQNISQRNLFPDEGPDDRLTTRNIESSNDIYIQSDYVSEKDNSKLEIGVRGDLRAIKSDYWARSNGVLLPDYENKLNYDENLFGAYMQWGNKKNKWSYLLGLRTELSLIGISDRKGLFTADKHYIDFFPTLHLGYKLTENTDLQLSYSRRINRPEFWQLNPFGGLSDLRNLTIGNPDLDPTYTYSIEWSLLSKINKFTVTPSIYYKHTTNYFQYVLKQTEDGNFLRTPVNLDYEERYGLEISSTYKPFAWWNLALNFNYYGFRQKGEFEGKQYGSADTMWTAKINSQMKFPKNFAIESMFSYRGKFQDIQSVNKAVYRLNIAVSKDILKEKMTVSMAFNNIFDSLIERQELNTPDYQLQSTAYGVGRVINLTVAYRFNRKKEEKDRLPDEN, encoded by the coding sequence ATGAATGTTATAAAGGTGATTTCAACGGTTCTGTCCACATCCTGTATATTGTATACTGTTTCAGCCCAGGATGTTAAAAAAATCAACATTAAAGGCCGTATCCTAAGTGAGCAAACCATGCTGCCTTTGGAAAACGCCACCATCATTTTATTAGCACAAGGATCTGAAAAATTACAGACCATCAGCACCGATAAAAACGGGGAATTTAGAATTGAAGCCAATACAGGAAGATATGATATGAAAATCCAGGCGGCCTCATTCAAACCTGTTTTCCTTCAAAATAAAGAGATCAGCGGGGATACTGATTTAGATAATATATTGCTGCAGGAAGATTACCAGCAGGTAGAAACAGTAAACATCACTGGTGAAAAATCCAATTTATCAATTAATCTGGATAAAAAGACTTTCTATGTAGGAAAAGATCTCCTGTCTAAAGGAGGAAATGCCAATGATATCCTGAACAATGTACCTTCGGTAAACGTAGATGCAGCCGGAACCGTCAGCCTGAGAGGAAATGCAGGGGTAAGGGTTATTATTAACGGCAAACCTTCCGTAATATCCATGAACAACGGACTGGAACAGATACCCGCAAGCCATATCGAGAAAATAGAGGTGATTACCAATCCTTCTGCAAAATATGAAGCCCAGGGTGCGGCAGGGATCATCAATATTGTCCTGAAAAAAAATACTTTATCCGGCCTAAACGGTTCCATACAGGCCGGTGCCGGGGATCCCACGAATTACAACGGCAACATCAATCTCAGTTACAAAACAGAAAAATTTAACCTGTTCAGCAATATGGGGGTACGTTTCAGGGATATGCAGATCAGAACCGAAAGGGTACAGACCACTTTAAATAGCAGCGTAAAAAATATACTGAGGCAAAATGACCTGACAGAAAGACGCGACCAGGCTTATAATTTTTACATTGGCGGTGATTATTATATCAATCCTAAAAATACATTAACCGGCAGTTTTTACCACAGTACCTTAATCGTAAGGAATAACACGGATTATGATTATGACTACTATAATGCAGATGATACACCGCACAGTTCAGTCTTCCGTTTCGAACATTATAAAGAACCAAAAAAATACAACCAACTGGAGCTGAGCCATGTGAAAACCTTTGAACAGAAGGATAAAAGCTGGACAACCAGCCTGAGATATGATTTCTGGAACGATGATGAAAACCAGAATATCAGCCAACGTAATCTGTTTCCGGATGAAGGTCCTGATGACCGTCTTACGACCCGGAATATAGAAAGCAGCAATGATATCTACATCCAAAGCGATTATGTAAGCGAAAAAGACAACAGTAAGCTTGAAATAGGAGTGAGGGGAGATCTGCGTGCCATAAAAAGTGATTACTGGGCGAGATCAAACGGAGTGCTTCTACCGGACTATGAAAATAAGCTTAATTATGATGAGAATCTGTTCGGGGCCTATATGCAATGGGGCAACAAAAAAAATAAATGGAGCTATTTATTAGGGCTGCGCACAGAATTATCCCTGATTGGCATTTCGGACCGTAAAGGTTTATTTACAGCCGATAAACACTATATTGATTTTTTTCCGACACTTCATTTAGGGTATAAGCTGACAGAAAACACGGATCTTCAGCTAAGCTACAGCAGAAGGATCAACCGCCCGGAATTCTGGCAGTTAAATCCATTTGGCGGCCTTTCTGATCTGCGGAACCTTACCATCGGTAATCCGGATCTTGATCCCACCTATACCTATTCCATAGAATGGTCTTTGCTAAGCAAAATAAATAAATTTACAGTGACTCCGTCCATATATTATAAACATACGACGAATTATTTCCAGTATGTTCTTAAACAAACAGAAGATGGAAATTTTCTCCGGACACCTGTCAATCTGGATTATGAAGAAAGATATGGCTTGGAGATTTCAAGTACTTACAAGCCTTTCGCCTGGTGGAATCTGGCATTGAACTTTAATTATTACGGTTTCAGGCAGAAAGGGGAGTTTGAAGGAAAACAATATGGATCTGCAGATACCATGTGGACTGCAAAAATTAATTCCCAGATGAAATTTCCCAAGAACTTTGCTATAGAATCCATGTTCAGTTACAGAGGGAAATTTCAGGATATACAATCTGTGAATAAAGCTGTATACCGTCTGAATATAGCGGTTAGCAAAGATATACTGAAAGAAAAAATGACCGTCAGTATGGCTTTTAACAATATATTTGATTCTCTTATTGAAAGACAGGAACTCAATACCCCTGACTATCAGTTACAATCTACAGCTTATGGAGTAGGAAGGGTTATTAATCTCACAGTTGCTTACAGATTCAACAGGAAAAAAGAAGAAAAAGACCGCCTGCCTGATGAGAATTGA
- a CDS encoding FAD-binding oxidoreductase, with amino-acid sequence MNRADFLKLTFTLSAAICIPRSLFAGYDAKRFLHKRCRPGDTQWPSEKSWTELSQKIKGRLIKLESPFKDCKGETKNQSCEKIFDNIKNPYYIGDYPALTQISGWLNAWTASVSVYAVRAEDSGDVAAAVNFARINNLRLVIKGGGHSYQGTSNAPDSLLGWTKAMNKVELHDAFIPSGSNDQVSQKAVTIGAGAIWMQVYNTVSVKGGRYVQGGGCATVGVAGLIQSGGFGSYSKNYGLASASLLEAEM; translated from the coding sequence ATGAATAGAGCTGATTTCCTGAAGCTGACTTTTACATTATCTGCAGCGATATGTATACCACGTTCTTTATTTGCCGGTTACGATGCGAAACGTTTTCTGCACAAACGTTGCAGACCGGGAGACACTCAATGGCCCTCTGAAAAAAGCTGGACCGAATTATCCCAAAAGATTAAAGGCCGTCTTATAAAATTAGAGTCTCCGTTTAAGGATTGTAAGGGTGAAACAAAGAATCAATCATGTGAGAAGATTTTTGACAATATAAAAAATCCTTACTACATAGGAGATTATCCTGCTCTTACTCAAATATCAGGGTGGTTAAATGCCTGGACCGCTTCAGTAAGCGTATATGCTGTACGGGCAGAGGATTCCGGTGATGTGGCAGCAGCAGTAAATTTTGCTCGTATCAATAACTTAAGATTAGTTATAAAAGGAGGCGGACATAGCTATCAAGGTACTTCCAATGCACCGGATTCTTTGTTGGGATGGACAAAAGCGATGAACAAAGTAGAACTGCATGACGCTTTTATTCCGTCAGGATCAAATGATCAAGTGTCACAAAAGGCGGTAACTATTGGAGCAGGAGCCATTTGGATGCAAGTATATAACACTGTAAGTGTTAAAGGCGGCAGATATGTACAAGGTGGAGGATGTGCCACAGTTGGTGTGGCAGGATTAATTCAAAGTGGGGGATTCGGCAGTTATTCCAAAAATTATGGACTTGCCTCAGCTTCTTTGCTGGAAGCGGAAATGTAA
- a CDS encoding BBE domain-containing protein: MIVNAYQYPDLFWALKGGGGGSFGVVTKVTLKTHDLPSWFGVVSGTIRAKSDQAFGKLLEYFADFYSEQLFNPHWGEQVRLYSDNRFVIDMSIINVELQQAKEIWKTFEDWINTNKQDFSWESPLNVALLPGKYMWNAEIIGKYAPSAIVHDDREGAPSENIFWSGDQEQAGQFWYSYHSAWLPDQLLQKNKHESLAQALFAASRHWTVGIHFNKGMAGAPSSVIQNAQNTAMNPSVLQAFALAIIAGGTEEGPVFPSVSGHEPDLERAQRNAGHIDKAMKELRKVAVNTGSYVSESYFFEPEWQQSFWGSNYVKLRKIKQKYDPDELFFVRHGVGSERWSDDGFERI; the protein is encoded by the coding sequence TTGATCGTAAACGCTTATCAGTACCCTGATCTGTTTTGGGCTTTAAAAGGAGGTGGGGGCGGAAGCTTTGGTGTTGTTACCAAAGTGACGTTAAAAACCCATGATCTGCCTTCCTGGTTTGGTGTTGTTTCCGGAACTATACGGGCTAAATCTGACCAGGCGTTTGGAAAACTCCTTGAATATTTTGCAGATTTCTACAGTGAGCAGCTTTTTAACCCGCATTGGGGAGAACAGGTCCGCTTATATTCCGATAACCGTTTTGTTATTGATATGAGCATCATCAATGTGGAATTACAACAAGCTAAAGAAATATGGAAGACATTTGAAGATTGGATCAATACCAATAAGCAGGATTTTTCCTGGGAATCACCATTGAATGTTGCATTGCTGCCCGGCAAATATATGTGGAATGCTGAAATTATTGGTAAGTATGCTCCATCTGCAATTGTTCACGATGACAGAGAAGGTGCTCCTTCAGAAAATATTTTTTGGTCAGGAGATCAGGAACAAGCCGGTCAGTTTTGGTATTCATACCATTCTGCCTGGTTACCAGACCAGCTCTTACAGAAAAACAAACATGAGTCATTGGCACAGGCATTATTTGCAGCCAGCCGGCATTGGACGGTAGGAATTCATTTTAACAAGGGTATGGCCGGTGCACCATCATCAGTGATTCAGAACGCACAAAATACTGCGATGAATCCTTCGGTATTACAGGCTTTTGCTCTCGCTATTATAGCCGGAGGAACTGAAGAGGGCCCTGTTTTCCCTAGTGTTTCAGGGCATGAACCTGATTTGGAAAGAGCTCAGAGAAATGCCGGCCATATTGATAAAGCCATGAAAGAATTACGTAAAGTAGCTGTAAACACCGGTTCCTATGTTTCAGAAAGTTATTTTTTTGAACCTGAATGGCAACAATCTTTTTGGGGCAGCAATTATGTAAAACTCCGTAAGATAAAACAGAAATATGACCCTGATGAGTTGTTTTTTGTGCGTCATGGGGTCGGCAGTGAACGCTGGAGCGATGATGGTTTCGAAAGAATTTAG
- a CDS encoding helix-turn-helix domain-containing protein — translation MDYQTFLPCAELSSLIKCYWILESPEEETPRQQTIVPDGCMEMIFHYGDLYKQYMEDGQAVVQPRSCVFGQLTKPLVIEPTGTTGIFSVRFHYEGFMPFASIPIKEMDDKAVSLDRLFGGPGIGLEKSILESKTPAEKIKHVEEFLLKRLDATAIDRVVQSTIDTIITANGQISISELSQQTHINRRQIERKFSSAVGLSPKQLSKTIRLQSTLKLLLTKEFTSLTALAHESEFYDQAHFIKDFKEFTGLTPKEFYGENLKMSYLFYGSD, via the coding sequence ATGGATTATCAAACCTTTCTTCCCTGTGCAGAACTGTCTTCACTGATAAAGTGCTACTGGATCTTAGAAAGTCCGGAGGAAGAAACTCCCCGGCAGCAAACGATTGTTCCCGATGGTTGTATGGAAATGATTTTCCATTACGGAGACCTGTATAAACAATATATGGAAGACGGCCAAGCTGTAGTTCAGCCCAGAAGCTGTGTTTTTGGACAACTGACAAAACCTTTGGTTATAGAACCAACAGGTACTACAGGAATTTTCTCTGTGCGTTTTCATTATGAAGGATTCATGCCGTTTGCAAGCATTCCCATAAAAGAAATGGATGATAAAGCTGTTTCACTAGACAGATTGTTTGGAGGACCAGGAATTGGATTGGAAAAAAGTATATTAGAATCCAAAACACCGGCAGAAAAAATTAAGCATGTTGAAGAGTTTTTACTCAAAAGACTTGATGCCACTGCTATTGACAGAGTTGTTCAATCCACGATAGACACGATTATTACAGCTAATGGTCAGATTTCTATTAGCGAACTTTCTCAACAAACCCATATCAACCGCAGACAGATTGAAAGAAAATTTTCTTCTGCGGTAGGCCTCAGTCCTAAACAGCTTTCAAAAACAATCCGGCTTCAGAGTACTTTAAAACTATTACTTACTAAGGAATTTACAAGCCTCACTGCATTAGCCCACGAATCTGAATTTTATGATCAGGCTCATTTCATCAAGGATTTCAAAGAATTTACAGGGCTTACTCCAAAAGAATTTTACGGTGAAAATCTGAAAATGTCTTATCTATTTTATGGATCCGATTGA
- a CDS encoding DUF6265 family protein, with protein sequence MKTKLFFSIIGLTILSAWSIKQNEIRKLEWLIGTWETKTPKGSMYETWAVKSSSEFQGKSYYIKNKDTIISESVRLLEKDKKLHYIVSVANQHAGLPVDFVSKNTSDPSYIVFENPQNDFPQIISYKKISKDSLVAEISGTMNGKKMKQTFAMRKVK encoded by the coding sequence ATGAAAACAAAACTCTTCTTTTCCATTATCGGCTTAACTATTCTATCTGCATGGAGCATAAAGCAAAATGAAATAAGAAAACTGGAATGGCTTATCGGAACCTGGGAAACCAAAACTCCAAAAGGAAGTATGTATGAAACCTGGGCTGTAAAAAGCAGCAGTGAATTCCAGGGAAAAAGCTATTACATAAAGAATAAAGACACAATTATTTCCGAATCTGTCCGCTTGCTTGAAAAAGACAAAAAACTGCACTATATCGTTTCTGTTGCCAACCAGCATGCCGGGCTTCCGGTAGATTTTGTTTCAAAAAACACTTCTGATCCTTCATATATTGTTTTCGAAAATCCACAAAATGATTTTCCGCAGATAATTTCCTACAAAAAAATAAGCAAGGATTCCCTTGTTGCTGAAATCTCAGGAACGATGAATGGAAAAAAGATGAAGCAAACCTTTGCGATGAGGAAAGTGAAATAA
- a CDS encoding ArsR/SmtB family transcription factor — MNLRRDVFQAIADPTRRSILMLVAAQSMTAGSIASNFDTARPTVSKHLQILTECELLRSEQNGREIIYHLNPNKMKEIADFIEPFRKMWDEKFNKLESVMKAYQNMNNK; from the coding sequence ATGAATTTAAGAAGAGATGTATTTCAGGCCATAGCAGATCCTACCAGAAGATCTATTTTAATGCTGGTAGCAGCTCAATCTATGACTGCTGGCTCCATTGCATCCAATTTCGATACGGCCAGACCCACTGTTTCAAAGCATCTCCAGATCCTTACCGAGTGCGAACTTTTAAGATCTGAACAAAACGGCCGCGAAATTATCTATCACCTCAATCCCAATAAAATGAAAGAAATAGCCGATTTTATAGAACCTTTCCGCAAAATGTGGGACGAAAAGTTCAACAAGCTGGAAAGCGTGATGAAAGCCTACCAGAATATGAATAATAAGTAA
- a CDS encoding SRPBCC family protein — protein sequence MELKTKIHAEDGKQEIFIIREFDLPVELLFKAYTEAELFEQWMGTKVTKMENRQHGSYRFETSNSQGDVVFSANGTIHEIIPDQRIIRTFQMENTPFPVQIEFLEFEKLTDTTSKITIQTIYKSIDFRDQHLKMPFAQGINMAHNRLQEVLGGR from the coding sequence ATGGAACTTAAAACAAAAATTCACGCCGAAGACGGCAAGCAGGAAATATTTATCATCCGGGAATTCGATCTTCCTGTAGAACTGCTTTTCAAAGCCTATACAGAAGCTGAACTTTTCGAACAATGGATGGGAACCAAAGTGACCAAAATGGAAAACAGGCAGCACGGCAGCTACCGTTTTGAAACCTCCAATTCTCAGGGAGATGTCGTTTTCAGCGCCAATGGAACCATCCATGAGATCATTCCCGATCAGAGAATAATCAGAACCTTCCAGATGGAAAACACCCCATTTCCGGTTCAGATTGAGTTTTTAGAATTTGAAAAACTAACGGATACTACCAGCAAAATAACGATTCAGACCATTTACAAGTCCATAGACTTCAGAGATCAGCACCTGAAAATGCCATTTGCTCAGGGAATTAATATGGCACATAACCGTTTACAGGAAGTTTTAGGTGGCAGGTAG
- a CDS encoding YdeI/OmpD-associated family protein — translation MNPKVDFFFDKSQQWHKEFEKLRAIALSTELIEDLKWGCPCYTFEGKNIFLIHGFKEYCALLFFKGALMKDPDQILIQQSENVQAARQIRFTDVQQINDLEEIIRAYMFEAVEIEESGAKVEMKKTKEFEIVEEFKSKLDESPELKEAFESLTPGRQRAYLLYFSSAKQSKTREARIEKCIPQILNGQGLND, via the coding sequence ATGAATCCAAAAGTTGATTTTTTCTTTGATAAAAGCCAGCAGTGGCACAAAGAATTTGAAAAATTAAGAGCAATTGCCCTAAGCACCGAACTCATAGAAGATTTAAAATGGGGATGCCCCTGCTATACGTTTGAAGGGAAAAATATTTTCCTGATTCACGGTTTTAAAGAATATTGTGCCCTACTCTTCTTTAAAGGAGCTTTGATGAAAGATCCGGATCAGATTTTAATCCAGCAATCTGAAAATGTGCAGGCTGCAAGGCAGATCCGTTTTACTGATGTGCAGCAAATTAATGATCTGGAAGAAATTATCCGGGCTTATATGTTTGAAGCCGTTGAGATTGAAGAATCAGGAGCGAAAGTGGAAATGAAGAAAACCAAAGAATTTGAAATCGTGGAAGAATTTAAAAGTAAACTGGATGAAAGTCCGGAACTGAAAGAGGCTTTTGAATCCCTTACACCTGGTAGACAGAGAGCGTATCTCCTCTACTTTTCATCAGCCAAACAATCTAAAACCAGGGAAGCCAGGATTGAAAAATGCATTCCTCAAATTCTCAACGGACAAGGACTAAACGACTAA
- a CDS encoding DoxX family protein, whose translation METNNKSQKRNNIIYWIFTIWMALGMVSTAIVQLMKNKDELANFTNLGYPAYLMTLIGVWKILGVIAVLIPGRPLLKEWAYAGFFFVMSGALISHIIIGDTMARTLPALLLLVLVLISWYFRPASKKIPVIPN comes from the coding sequence ATGGAAACAAACAACAAATCACAAAAGAGAAACAATATCATTTATTGGATCTTCACGATCTGGATGGCACTGGGAATGGTTTCTACAGCCATTGTACAGCTCATGAAAAACAAAGACGAACTGGCCAATTTCACCAATCTTGGTTATCCCGCTTACCTGATGACCCTTATCGGGGTATGGAAAATCCTGGGTGTGATTGCCGTATTAATCCCGGGAAGGCCACTTCTTAAAGAATGGGCGTATGCAGGGTTCTTTTTCGTAATGTCTGGCGCATTGATCTCGCACATCATTATTGGAGATACAATGGCAAGAACGCTTCCGGCTTTATTATTGCTGGTTTTGGTTCTTATTTCGTGGTATTTCAGACCTGCAAGCAAAAAGATACCTGTTATCCCTAATTAA
- a CDS encoding DUF4256 domain-containing protein, with the protein MSKKKLTAEQREALLKVLKTRFEKNMNRHKGLSWEKIQSKLEAAPEKLWSLNEMESSEGEPDVVGYDKKSDEYIFFDCSPESPKRRSLCYDYQAWESRKANKPENNVIDKAAEMGIELLTEEQYRNLQELGKFDLKTSSWVKTPADIRELGGAIFCDRRYNTVFMYHNGADSYYAARGFRGMLKV; encoded by the coding sequence ATGAGCAAAAAGAAACTGACAGCCGAACAACGCGAAGCACTTTTAAAAGTTTTAAAAACCCGTTTTGAGAAAAATATGAACCGCCACAAAGGCCTGAGCTGGGAAAAGATCCAGTCAAAACTGGAAGCTGCTCCTGAAAAACTCTGGTCACTGAACGAAATGGAAAGTTCCGAAGGAGAACCCGATGTAGTGGGCTACGACAAAAAATCAGATGAGTATATATTCTTCGACTGTTCTCCCGAAAGCCCGAAACGCAGAAGTCTCTGCTACGATTACCAGGCCTGGGAATCCAGAAAAGCCAATAAACCGGAAAATAATGTCATCGATAAAGCTGCCGAAATGGGAATAGAACTTCTCACCGAAGAACAGTACCGTAACCTTCAGGAGCTCGGAAAGTTTGACCTTAAAACATCCAGCTGGGTGAAAACACCAGCCGACATCAGAGAACTGGGAGGTGCCATTTTCTGTGACCGCAGGTACAACACCGTTTTTATGTATCACAACGGAGCAGATTCTTATTACGCAGCAAGAGGCTTTAGAGGAATGCTTAAGGTTTAG
- a CDS encoding DUF1062 domain-containing protein has translation MSTEYIWEIKAKNSPLLKKKCNHCDSNRFQCSDKFRLNAQKKNIDIWLIYRCVECNNRYNLTVFSRIRTESIPKDLFLKMSENNCEIAWQYAFSHELRRKNNVEADLDSVEYDIAHEEIPVKEMLLLESETVTFKLKYPFDFHLRMSAVIRRCLNLSLRQLDQLIINSAVSVNGRPLQKKHKIKNGDMITINRQSLILILSKENH, from the coding sequence ATGAGTACAGAATATATATGGGAAATCAAAGCCAAAAATTCCCCACTTCTAAAAAAGAAATGCAATCACTGTGACAGCAACAGGTTTCAATGCAGTGATAAATTCAGACTGAATGCCCAAAAAAAGAATATTGATATATGGTTAATTTACAGATGCGTAGAATGTAACAACCGGTACAATCTGACTGTATTTTCCCGCATCAGAACAGAGTCTATACCTAAAGATCTGTTTCTTAAAATGTCTGAAAATAATTGTGAGATCGCCTGGCAGTATGCTTTTTCTCACGAACTAAGACGGAAAAATAATGTAGAAGCCGATCTGGACAGCGTAGAGTATGACATAGCGCATGAGGAGATTCCGGTAAAAGAAATGCTGCTTCTCGAATCTGAAACAGTCACATTTAAACTAAAATACCCTTTTGATTTTCACCTCAGAATGTCAGCGGTTATCAGGAGATGCCTGAATCTGTCATTGAGACAGCTGGATCAGCTAATTATTAACAGCGCGGTTTCTGTCAATGGGAGGCCATTGCAAAAGAAACATAAAATTAAAAACGGAGATATGATTACGATTAACAGACAAAGTTTAATACTCATACTTTCCAAAGAAAACCATTAA